A genomic window from Agrobacterium tumefaciens includes:
- a CDS encoding iron ABC transporter permease, with product MKVLRDNWLIFSIVALVVCGLTIIVPQIRLMAASLLEEGGRFTLLHNKDGLQSVPEMTSRYDVAKRSDGLAISLNSTESLTVDVQDDLTLRLSSQEPISVGKDEVGLLELDLGSARFTLSQQAPRGLFATTAPAPLDIKAQSANSVLLSHAANAYITFENKALSLSPIHYIDFFTRSETLSATINSLLIALTSTGLAALIGVSLAYLIARYRVAGSTAIVFLVTMASVSPPFLGAYAWRLLLGRNGVVTNYLGLDVSIVGLHGVIWVITWLVFPIIFLLSHSSFQSLDAGHIEAAESLGAKPPRVRMSVEIPLALPGIITGLYLATMAALSDFGTPRIIGLDVNALPVLIYTSFLSEAGRNPALAATGSMVLITISSLFLMAQQIYLARRGFAVVSSRALERKPLSPLGHALVLGAVTIALLMAFTPHLTVLVSSFMEWRVGLPRANFTLANYTTMLRTGMGPAWVTLSLGIAGTLAASAIGLGIAYVIIRKRYRVIAPVLSLTVMMPYVIPGTVLGIGLIMMFNKAPLQLTGTWFILVLAYLIRNLPFTVKASEAALRRVHPALEEAAISLGARPLRVFVTITAPLVLAGAVTGATLTFLHIVTELSSTIVLYRPPWKPMTAVIFENTLVDADFGVSAAQTILLMLIIYIPLYFIVRYGQIRGKSGG from the coding sequence ATGAAGGTGCTGCGCGACAATTGGCTTATCTTTTCCATCGTCGCGCTCGTGGTCTGCGGCCTGACGATTATCGTCCCGCAAATTCGTCTGATGGCCGCCTCCCTCCTCGAGGAGGGCGGTCGTTTCACCCTGTTGCACAATAAAGATGGACTACAATCCGTCCCGGAAATGACCAGCCGCTACGACGTGGCGAAGCGCTCTGACGGCCTCGCCATATCGCTGAATTCGACGGAGAGTCTGACTGTCGACGTCCAGGATGACCTAACGCTGCGCCTCTCTTCGCAAGAGCCGATTTCGGTTGGCAAGGACGAGGTCGGGCTGCTTGAACTCGATCTGGGCTCCGCTCGGTTCACGCTCTCGCAGCAAGCGCCCCGCGGGCTCTTCGCCACCACCGCTCCCGCACCTTTGGACATCAAGGCGCAGTCTGCCAACTCCGTCTTGCTGTCTCACGCCGCCAATGCCTACATCACCTTCGAAAACAAGGCGTTGTCGCTCTCTCCAATCCACTACATCGATTTCTTCACGCGCTCGGAAACCCTCTCCGCCACAATAAACAGCCTGCTGATTGCGCTGACGTCCACCGGGCTTGCCGCCTTAATCGGCGTTTCGCTCGCTTATCTTATTGCGCGTTACAGGGTCGCGGGAAGCACGGCTATCGTCTTCCTCGTCACCATGGCCTCTGTGTCGCCGCCATTTCTCGGTGCGTATGCCTGGCGGCTGCTTCTTGGACGCAATGGCGTTGTGACCAACTATCTCGGCCTCGATGTCTCGATTGTCGGCCTGCATGGCGTCATCTGGGTTATCACCTGGCTGGTCTTCCCGATCATCTTTCTGCTCAGCCACAGTTCGTTTCAAAGTCTGGATGCCGGCCATATCGAGGCGGCGGAAAGCCTTGGCGCCAAGCCGCCTCGCGTTCGAATGTCGGTGGAAATTCCGCTTGCACTTCCCGGCATCATCACCGGTCTCTATCTTGCAACGATGGCGGCTCTGTCGGATTTCGGTACGCCGCGTATCATCGGTCTCGATGTCAACGCCCTGCCGGTTCTGATCTACACCTCTTTCCTCAGCGAGGCGGGCCGCAATCCGGCGCTTGCGGCAACAGGATCGATGGTCCTCATCACTATTTCCAGCCTGTTCCTGATGGCGCAGCAGATTTATCTGGCGCGCCGCGGTTTCGCCGTGGTCTCATCACGCGCATTGGAACGCAAGCCGCTCTCGCCTCTTGGCCATGCATTGGTGCTTGGCGCCGTTACGATTGCTCTCCTCATGGCATTCACTCCCCACCTCACGGTGCTGGTCTCCAGCTTCATGGAATGGCGTGTCGGCCTGCCCAGAGCAAACTTCACGCTCGCAAACTACACGACCATGTTGCGTACCGGCATGGGACCGGCATGGGTGACCCTGTCGCTCGGCATCGCCGGAACGCTGGCCGCAAGCGCGATTGGTCTGGGGATCGCCTATGTGATTATCCGCAAGCGCTACCGGGTCATCGCCCCTGTTCTCAGCCTGACCGTCATGATGCCTTACGTCATTCCCGGCACGGTGCTTGGTATCGGCCTGATCATGATGTTCAACAAGGCACCGCTGCAGCTGACCGGCACATGGTTCATCCTCGTCCTTGCTTATCTCATCCGCAACCTGCCCTTCACAGTGAAGGCATCAGAGGCCGCGCTGCGGCGGGTTCATCCCGCACTCGAAGAGGCGGCGATCAGCCTTGGAGCGCGGCCACTCAGGGTGTTCGTCACCATTACCGCACCACTAGTGCTTGCGGGCGCCGTGACAGGAGCGACGCTGACCTTTCTTCACATCGTCACGGAGCTGTCTTCCACCATCGTTCTCTATCGCCCGCCATGGAAGCCAATGACGGCCGTGATCTTCGAGAACACGTTGGTGGATGCCGATTTCGGTGTCTCCGCGGCGCAGACCATCCTGCTAATGCTGATCATTTATATCCCGCTCTATTTCATTGTCCGTTACGGCCAAATTCGAGGAAAATCCGGTGGTTGA
- a CDS encoding inositol monophosphatase yields MADLSLDELMQLASSAALAGGAELKTHFGALPQTSIQRKALGDYASRADLAAEEAIAAVLAKAGDSYGFVGEETGVRKGDAQRRWVVDPLDGTSNFIWGIPYFAVSIALCDDAGELLGVVLDPLRDEMFTAVRGEGARLNGRELATLEDKRPEEAIVSLSMPIRGQLTAIERSTFFLALDDITNETAGVRRLGSAALDLAYVAAGRLDGYFEDGLSHYDYAAGKLLAEEAGALVTSLTGGVPVEGGSLLAGASSMHQWLKSKFRHG; encoded by the coding sequence ATGGCGGATCTGTCGCTTGACGAACTGATGCAGTTGGCATCTTCCGCCGCACTTGCTGGCGGCGCTGAATTGAAGACACATTTTGGCGCTCTGCCGCAGACGAGTATTCAGCGAAAGGCGCTGGGAGACTATGCATCCAGAGCTGATCTCGCCGCGGAGGAGGCGATTGCCGCCGTCCTGGCAAAGGCAGGAGATAGCTATGGCTTCGTTGGTGAGGAAACCGGTGTCCGTAAGGGCGATGCGCAGCGCCGCTGGGTCGTGGATCCGCTCGACGGAACGAGCAACTTCATCTGGGGCATCCCCTATTTTGCCGTGAGCATCGCTCTGTGCGACGATGCAGGCGAACTACTGGGCGTGGTCCTTGACCCATTGCGCGACGAAATGTTCACCGCGGTTCGAGGCGAGGGCGCCCGGCTGAACGGTAGAGAATTGGCTACGTTGGAGGACAAGCGGCCGGAAGAGGCTATCGTCTCCCTATCGATGCCGATCCGCGGACAGTTGACGGCAATCGAGCGCAGCACCTTCTTCCTTGCTTTGGACGACATCACAAACGAGACAGCAGGCGTGAGACGGCTCGGGTCGGCGGCGCTTGATCTCGCCTATGTGGCGGCAGGCAGGCTCGATGGATATTTCGAGGATGGCCTCAGCCATTACGATTACGCCGCCGGCAAGCTTCTCGCAGAGGAAGCGGGAGCTCTCGTCACTTCGCTCACTGGGGGTGTCCCAGTAGAGGGCGGTTCTCTGCTGGCCGGAGCCTCATCCATGCACCAATGGCTAAAGAGCAAGTTTCGACATGGCTGA
- the acnA gene encoding aconitate hydratase AcnA, translating to MTTLDTLSGKLDVAGQKLRFIDLPRIFGDELKAFPMAMRIIIENALRNAPEEAATLIAAFRGWLETRTSTAEIAFYPSRLLMHDTTCVPALVDMAALRSELAEAGIDPARLNPGLKIDVSTDHSIAVDAYGSADALRINVAKEIERNAERYRLMKWATGAFDNLRVHPPGTGIMHTINMEQLATVATIRQIGAADWAVPDTLIGTDSHTPMVNGMGVLGWGVGGIEAESVMFGMPVMLRIPDIVGVRLLGKLQEGATATDLALAVTQALRRHGISGEFVEFFGPGVSTLSVGDRAVVANMAPEYGASSGYFPIDTNTIGYLAATGRMRENLHLVEALAVGQGLWFEPEVSPRYTSTLDINLSQIKTSLAGPRRPQDRIAPAEMRPTLERAYGRALGEAHDGEVPDGAIAIAAITSCTNTTDPRLLVAAGLVARKARRFGLKPPQWVKTSLAPGSPAAGRYLRRTGLLDDLSATGFDIVGFGCTTCIGNSGALTPDAAAAAEKGTMLAAVLSGNRNFPGRIHPQIEAGYLASPPLVVAYALAGSVKQDITAEPIGHGPDGAAVFLHDLWPSSAEIDAMLAQTAAPGDFSAAFTEATANKAWAGLQAPDGVLFPWDEASTYVRRPPFVSFSQKSRLGNYAATPLLILGDDITTDHISPAGQIPLSGAAGHYLTERGEDPQDLNVFASRRGNWEAMLRGLFTNPTLRNLIDEALPAGTTRHAPSGDIVPLMEAAARYERDGISTVILAGKRYGTGSSRDWAAKGVALLGVRAVLASSFERIHRSNLIGMGILPVLLPPDLTSRSLADEAPRHIGIDAAPETLRPRGTLFVTVEAGNGTTFSLDCRLAIETELEIATLRAGGILPSILTRIAADEGAAQWPQAENSH from the coding sequence ATGACCACGCTCGATACCCTTTCCGGCAAACTCGACGTCGCTGGCCAGAAGCTGCGCTTCATCGATCTGCCGCGCATCTTCGGCGACGAACTGAAAGCCTTTCCGATGGCGATGCGCATCATCATCGAAAACGCCCTGCGCAATGCGCCGGAAGAGGCAGCGACACTGATCGCCGCGTTTCGAGGCTGGCTAGAAACCCGTACCAGCACGGCGGAGATCGCCTTTTATCCATCGCGCCTCTTGATGCACGACACGACCTGCGTGCCTGCACTGGTGGACATGGCGGCACTGCGTTCGGAGCTCGCCGAAGCCGGGATTGACCCGGCGCGGCTGAACCCAGGGCTGAAGATCGACGTTTCGACTGATCACTCCATTGCCGTCGATGCCTATGGTTCGGCGGATGCGCTGCGCATCAATGTCGCAAAGGAAATCGAGCGCAATGCCGAGCGTTACCGCCTGATGAAATGGGCGACCGGCGCTTTCGACAATCTGCGTGTCCACCCGCCCGGAACGGGCATCATGCACACCATCAACATGGAACAGCTCGCGACCGTGGCCACGATCCGCCAGATCGGCGCGGCCGACTGGGCCGTTCCCGATACGCTGATCGGCACCGACAGCCACACGCCGATGGTCAACGGTATGGGCGTGCTGGGTTGGGGCGTGGGTGGTATAGAGGCCGAAAGCGTCATGTTCGGCATGCCTGTGATGCTGCGTATTCCCGATATCGTCGGCGTGCGGCTCCTCGGCAAACTTCAGGAAGGCGCAACCGCCACCGATCTTGCACTGGCAGTAACGCAGGCCCTGCGCCGCCACGGTATTTCCGGCGAATTTGTCGAATTCTTCGGTCCCGGCGTCTCCACGCTTTCCGTCGGCGACCGCGCCGTGGTTGCCAACATGGCGCCGGAATACGGCGCTTCGAGTGGTTATTTCCCGATCGATACAAATACGATCGGTTATCTCGCCGCCACGGGACGCATGCGTGAAAACCTGCATCTCGTGGAGGCGCTTGCCGTCGGCCAGGGCCTCTGGTTCGAGCCGGAGGTTTCGCCGCGCTATACATCGACGCTCGATATCAACCTGTCACAGATCAAGACCTCGCTTGCCGGTCCGCGCCGCCCGCAGGATCGCATCGCACCTGCCGAGATGCGACCCACACTCGAAAGGGCCTATGGCCGCGCGCTTGGCGAAGCCCATGACGGCGAGGTGCCGGATGGCGCCATCGCAATCGCGGCGATCACCAGCTGCACGAACACGACAGACCCGCGCCTGCTTGTCGCAGCGGGGCTCGTTGCCCGCAAGGCCCGCCGCTTCGGGCTGAAGCCGCCTCAATGGGTGAAAACATCGCTCGCACCCGGCTCCCCTGCCGCCGGTCGTTACCTCCGGCGCACCGGCCTGCTGGACGATCTGTCCGCCACCGGATTCGATATTGTCGGCTTTGGTTGCACCACCTGCATTGGCAATTCGGGCGCCCTGACACCGGACGCGGCAGCTGCCGCCGAGAAGGGCACGATGCTGGCGGCTGTGCTCTCCGGCAATCGCAATTTCCCCGGCCGCATTCATCCGCAGATCGAGGCGGGCTATCTTGCCTCGCCGCCGCTCGTGGTGGCCTATGCGCTGGCTGGCAGCGTGAAGCAGGACATAACGGCAGAACCGATCGGCCACGGGCCGGATGGCGCCGCCGTCTTCCTGCATGACCTCTGGCCATCCAGCGCCGAGATCGATGCCATGCTGGCTCAGACCGCCGCGCCTGGCGATTTCAGCGCTGCCTTTACGGAAGCTACGGCCAACAAGGCATGGGCCGGGCTACAGGCCCCGGATGGAGTGCTGTTTCCCTGGGATGAGGCCTCGACCTATGTCCGCCGTCCACCATTTGTCTCCTTCTCGCAGAAAAGCAGGCTCGGCAATTATGCGGCAACGCCGCTGCTGATCCTCGGCGACGACATCACGACGGATCACATTTCGCCTGCCGGTCAGATTCCACTTTCCGGCGCCGCAGGCCATTACCTGACCGAGCGTGGTGAAGACCCTCAGGATCTCAATGTCTTCGCCTCCCGGCGCGGAAACTGGGAAGCGATGCTGCGCGGCCTTTTCACGAACCCGACGCTCCGCAACCTTATCGATGAAGCCCTGCCTGCAGGCACGACCCGGCATGCACCTTCCGGCGATATTGTTCCCCTGATGGAAGCGGCAGCCCGATACGAACGCGATGGCATTTCAACGGTGATCCTCGCCGGTAAACGGTACGGCACAGGCTCCTCCCGCGACTGGGCGGCGAAAGGCGTGGCGTTGCTGGGCGTGCGGGCTGTGCTTGCCTCGAGCTTCGAGCGTATCCACCGTTCGAACCTCATCGGCATGGGCATTCTGCCTGTCCTGCTGCCGCCGGACCTCACCTCGCGCAGCCTTGCTGATGAGGCGCCACGGCACATCGGTATCGATGCGGCTCCCGAAACCCTGCGGCCGCGCGGCACGCTTTTCGTCACGGTTGAAGCCGGCAATGGTACGACTTTCAGCCTCGATTGCCGGCTGGCGATCGAAACGGAACTGGAAATCGCAACATTGCGGGCAGGCGGCATTCTTCCCTCCATCCTGACGCGGATTGCGGCGGACGAAGGGGCTGCGCAATGGCCCCAGGCCGAGAATTCCCACTAA
- a CDS encoding ABC transporter ATP-binding protein, which translates to MVETSSSKTPTQGCEVVIDAVSKTFGNHAVLKDISFTIRPGEFFTLLGPSGCGKTTLLRAIAGFHPINGGKILFNGQNVTTLPAWDRNIGFVFQNYALWPNQTVFDNVAYGLKLRKFSKGEIAQRVQAALAQVELHGVEKRFPAEMSGGMQQRIALARALVINPPLLLMDEPMSNLDARLRVTLRHELRNLQKRLGLTAIYVTHDQEEALEMSDRIAVMQNGIVQQLADPETIYSRPANSFVAEFVGSANFLEGSFDETGFVMADGSRFAMTGKSHSGKGTLVVRPEQVVIRECGNALADATVEDRRFMGKAWTQNLRLENGSTISVETRRALDLGSRVGVDFESVTFLPAGA; encoded by the coding sequence GTGGTTGAAACCTCATCTTCCAAGACTCCAACCCAGGGCTGCGAGGTCGTCATCGACGCTGTCTCCAAGACCTTCGGCAATCACGCGGTTCTGAAAGACATCAGTTTCACGATCAGGCCCGGTGAATTCTTCACGCTGCTCGGACCATCCGGCTGCGGCAAGACCACGCTGTTGCGCGCCATTGCAGGCTTTCACCCGATCAATGGCGGGAAGATCCTGTTCAACGGACAGAACGTGACCACGCTTCCCGCCTGGGACAGGAATATCGGGTTCGTCTTCCAGAACTATGCGCTTTGGCCGAACCAGACCGTGTTCGATAATGTTGCTTACGGGCTGAAGTTGCGCAAATTTTCCAAAGGCGAAATTGCCCAAAGAGTTCAGGCCGCATTGGCACAAGTCGAGCTTCATGGCGTTGAAAAGCGCTTTCCTGCAGAAATGAGCGGTGGCATGCAGCAGCGCATCGCGCTTGCGCGCGCGCTCGTCATAAACCCGCCGCTGCTTCTCATGGATGAGCCCATGTCCAATCTCGATGCGCGCCTTCGCGTGACCCTTCGCCATGAATTGCGCAATCTGCAGAAGCGCCTCGGCCTGACCGCGATCTACGTCACGCATGATCAGGAGGAGGCCTTGGAGATGTCGGACCGGATCGCCGTCATGCAGAATGGCATCGTGCAACAACTCGCAGATCCGGAGACCATCTATTCGAGACCGGCAAACAGCTTCGTCGCGGAATTTGTTGGCAGCGCCAACTTTCTCGAAGGCAGTTTTGACGAGACCGGCTTCGTGATGGCGGATGGGTCCAGGTTTGCCATGACTGGAAAGAGCCACAGCGGCAAAGGCACACTCGTGGTGCGTCCCGAACAGGTAGTGATCCGCGAATGCGGCAACGCTCTTGCCGATGCGACGGTGGAAGACCGCCGCTTCATGGGCAAAGCCTGGACCCAAAACCTTCGGCTTGAGAATGGTTCGACTATTTCGGTGGAAACACGAAGAGCGCTCGATCTCGGGTCACGCGTGGGCGTGGATTTCGAGAGCGTAACCTTTCTACCCGCGGGAGCATGA
- a CDS encoding amidohydrolase: MQNSQSVWNIVDEKSPAFFDLSDRIWDMPETNYEEYRSSAEHLQLLKQEGFRVSHGIAGIPTAIMGEAGNGGPVIAILGEYDALPGLSQEAGVAEEKPLVSGGNGHGCGHNLLGSGAMLAAAAVKDYLAAEGIEGRVRYYGCPAEEGGSSKGFMVRAGVFDDVDIAISWHPAAFTGVNNPISLACSEMVFHFTGRAAHAAAVPHLGRSALDAVELMNVGVNYLREHMPSTARIHYAITDTGGHAPNVVQAKAAVRYLVRSRTLPDLLALVARVRKVAEGAALMTETSMRQEILTGDANLVGNAPLEQCMHAQLERLGPAHFDAQDRDTARAFQATFTREDILTSYARFHLPPKFDEPLSDEIVPLYAGDGTLVGSTDVGSVSWVVPTVQLRGTTYAIGTPGHSWQLVAQGKLPTAHKGMAHAAKIMASTAIELIANPALVADAKADHRARLAETPFINPIPDDVMPPIPAQPESWSLAG; this comes from the coding sequence ATGCAGAACTCCCAATCCGTCTGGAACATCGTTGATGAAAAATCCCCGGCCTTCTTCGACCTTAGCGACCGCATCTGGGATATGCCGGAAACCAATTACGAGGAGTACCGCTCCTCTGCCGAGCACCTGCAACTCCTGAAGCAGGAGGGTTTCCGGGTAAGCCACGGCATTGCGGGCATTCCGACGGCGATCATGGGCGAAGCCGGCAATGGCGGGCCGGTCATCGCCATTCTCGGTGAATATGACGCATTGCCGGGGCTGAGCCAGGAGGCGGGTGTCGCCGAGGAAAAACCGCTGGTTTCCGGCGGCAATGGCCATGGCTGCGGTCACAATCTTCTCGGTTCCGGTGCCATGCTGGCGGCTGCGGCCGTGAAGGACTACCTTGCAGCCGAGGGAATTGAGGGGCGTGTTCGCTATTACGGCTGCCCGGCCGAAGAAGGCGGCTCTTCCAAGGGTTTCATGGTGCGTGCGGGCGTGTTCGATGACGTCGATATCGCAATTTCCTGGCATCCCGCCGCGTTTACCGGCGTCAACAATCCGATCTCGCTTGCGTGCAGCGAAATGGTCTTCCATTTCACCGGGCGCGCCGCCCATGCCGCCGCCGTGCCGCACCTCGGCCGTAGCGCGCTCGATGCGGTGGAACTGATGAATGTCGGCGTCAACTATCTGCGCGAGCATATGCCCTCGACGGCGCGTATTCACTATGCGATCACCGATACCGGCGGCCATGCGCCAAACGTGGTGCAGGCGAAAGCGGCGGTGCGTTATCTCGTTCGGTCGCGCACGCTGCCCGATCTTCTGGCGCTGGTAGCGCGCGTTCGCAAGGTGGCCGAAGGTGCGGCGCTGATGACGGAGACGTCGATGCGCCAGGAAATCCTGACCGGCGATGCCAATCTCGTCGGTAATGCACCGCTGGAACAGTGCATGCATGCGCAGCTCGAACGGCTTGGACCTGCGCATTTCGATGCGCAGGACCGCGATACCGCCCGCGCATTTCAGGCGACGTTTACGCGGGAGGATATCCTGACCTCCTATGCCCGCTTCCACCTGCCGCCGAAGTTTGACGAGCCGCTCTCTGACGAGATCGTACCGCTTTATGCCGGTGATGGCACATTGGTCGGCTCCACCGATGTCGGCAGTGTCAGCTGGGTGGTTCCGACCGTGCAGTTGCGCGGCACGACCTATGCCATCGGCACACCCGGCCACTCGTGGCAACTCGTCGCGCAGGGCAAGCTGCCCACCGCCCACAAGGGCATGGCCCATGCGGCGAAGATCATGGCGTCGACGGCGATAGAGCTGATCGCCAACCCTGCGCTTGTCGCCGACGCCAAGGCTGACCATCGTGCCCGCCTTGCCGAAACGCCCTTCATCAATCCGATCCCCGATGACGTGATGCCGCCAATCCCTGCACAACCCGAATCCTGGAGCCTTGCAGGTTGA
- a CDS encoding SGNH/GDSL hydrolase family protein has product MTRTILAFGDSLTWGVDPGRGRHAHEDRWPTVLERLLPGTRVIPEGLPGRTTAFDDANGAADRNGARILPVLLGSHYPLDLVVILLGANDLKQDICGHAAGTAGGMARLVKIVRTFPYDYGYTAPQILLVSPPHFRIPDNGGLRGGRLVEESKKLAGHYRAVADENGCGFFDTAVTAQTCSFDGIHLDAKNTRQIGIGIAGFIRLTYC; this is encoded by the coding sequence TTGACGCGGACCATTCTGGCCTTCGGCGACAGTCTGACATGGGGCGTCGATCCCGGTCGTGGACGGCATGCCCACGAGGACCGCTGGCCGACGGTGCTGGAAAGGCTGTTGCCTGGCACGCGGGTTATCCCGGAGGGCTTGCCGGGCCGTACAACGGCTTTTGACGATGCAAACGGTGCGGCGGACCGCAACGGTGCGCGCATCCTGCCTGTTCTGCTCGGCAGCCACTATCCGCTCGATCTTGTGGTGATCCTGCTCGGAGCGAACGATCTGAAGCAGGATATTTGCGGCCACGCTGCTGGTACGGCTGGCGGCATGGCGCGTCTTGTGAAGATCGTCAGGACCTTCCCTTATGACTATGGCTATACCGCCCCGCAAATCCTGCTCGTCAGCCCACCGCATTTCCGCATTCCGGACAATGGCGGATTGAGGGGCGGTCGGCTTGTCGAAGAATCCAAAAAGCTTGCTGGTCATTATCGTGCCGTTGCAGATGAAAACGGCTGTGGTTTCTTCGATACGGCTGTTACCGCGCAGACCTGTTCGTTCGACGGCATTCATCTGGACGCGAAGAATACTCGCCAGATCGGCATCGGCATCGCCGGATTTATCAGATTGACCTACTGTTAG
- a CDS encoding extracellular solute-binding protein, producing the protein MLKWTLRRIIAGALASASIISVANAGELVVYTAHGEATSAPILDAFAKANPDVRVTVVRGGTGELIERLRAEGGNSSADVMWGGPTQTFEENATLFQAYESKSDADMVTTDPNHIWHPFTVLLQPLIVSTKRVGAGSIPKTQKDLVSHDFAKDGGLIIPDPAKSGTGYVILSALAGNFGWDFVGQMVKGTRIAPGSDDAFNAVRDGEAAVGWINEDLGAKWKAQGLSIDIVYPTDAVTGQIDAQAIVKGAQHIDDAKSFIDFLGSKTAHEIVRDATVRRSARKDVTPPAILPDMSSLTIVSAVDPRPVVVARFQELRGK; encoded by the coding sequence ATGCTGAAATGGACCTTGCGGCGGATCATAGCGGGCGCGTTGGCGTCGGCATCAATCATCAGTGTTGCGAATGCCGGGGAACTGGTCGTCTACACCGCTCATGGGGAGGCAACATCGGCTCCCATCCTCGATGCTTTCGCCAAGGCAAATCCGGATGTGAGGGTGACCGTCGTGCGCGGCGGAACGGGCGAACTCATCGAGCGTCTTCGCGCCGAAGGTGGCAATTCCTCGGCAGACGTCATGTGGGGCGGACCGACGCAGACCTTCGAAGAAAATGCCACGCTCTTCCAGGCTTACGAGAGCAAGTCCGACGCCGACATGGTGACGACCGATCCCAATCACATCTGGCATCCGTTCACGGTGCTGCTGCAGCCGTTGATCGTCAGCACCAAACGTGTAGGGGCAGGCTCGATACCCAAGACACAGAAGGATCTCGTCTCGCATGACTTCGCAAAGGACGGTGGCCTGATTATTCCAGACCCGGCGAAATCCGGTACAGGCTACGTCATCCTTTCTGCCCTTGCCGGCAATTTCGGTTGGGATTTCGTCGGTCAAATGGTCAAGGGTACGCGCATCGCACCCGGCTCCGATGACGCTTTTAACGCAGTGCGTGACGGGGAAGCAGCCGTTGGCTGGATCAACGAGGATCTCGGCGCCAAGTGGAAGGCCCAGGGTCTGTCGATCGATATCGTCTATCCGACCGATGCCGTTACCGGTCAGATCGATGCCCAGGCCATCGTCAAGGGTGCGCAGCACATCGACGACGCAAAGAGCTTCATCGATTTCCTCGGCAGCAAGACTGCGCATGAAATCGTTCGCGACGCCACTGTTCGCCGTTCGGCACGCAAGGACGTAACACCACCAGCCATCCTGCCCGACATGTCCTCTCTGACAATCGTCTCCGCGGTCGATCCGCGCCCCGTCGTCGTCGCTCGCTTCCAGGAGCTTCGCGGGAAATGA
- a CDS encoding ROK family transcriptional regulator codes for MSLMGSNHTYSGRYNRRLVFDLIRSGDGISRRDLVDVTGLKPQTMSNICKDLIDRSLVVETIQQEGARGAPQKKLRVRAEAGCCLGIHVDRDGLLGIVCDLAGQELGRETASASLEDPSDTIRAIADMTQRLRSVAVDRAAWGIGIAMPTLQEAEFEHPVGPPGWNAWSRIPVAEAIEDACNLPTIIENDATAAAVAELRAGSAAGLTHYVHIFVGHGLGAGIINDSMPLQGFWNNAGEIGLLTWPAELANPDAVGQTPFSIDELAAMLSCESSEIARPGALEKLYTQRDSVLMRWLDLNSKRLRLLVSLLENIMDPQTIVVGGHFPAVLTNSLIDRAYPLLPSVSARSHRDIPRLRAGALGLEAAAIGAAMLPVIAHGSPDFRRLSSMRGRSQTIDFERRFDRVAGAPTDDDTSS; via the coding sequence ATGAGCCTGATGGGCAGCAACCACACATATTCGGGCCGTTACAATCGTCGCCTCGTTTTCGACCTTATCCGGTCTGGCGATGGCATCAGCCGGCGGGACCTTGTTGATGTGACGGGTTTGAAACCGCAGACAATGTCCAATATCTGCAAGGACCTGATCGACCGCTCGCTGGTGGTGGAAACAATTCAACAGGAGGGTGCGCGCGGCGCACCGCAAAAGAAGTTGCGGGTTCGCGCCGAAGCGGGTTGCTGCCTGGGCATTCATGTGGATCGCGATGGGCTTTTGGGCATCGTCTGCGATCTGGCGGGACAGGAACTGGGGCGCGAAACCGCATCGGCATCGCTCGAAGATCCATCCGATACGATCCGCGCCATCGCCGACATGACGCAGCGTCTGCGCTCCGTTGCGGTGGATCGTGCCGCCTGGGGCATCGGTATTGCGATGCCGACACTGCAGGAGGCGGAATTTGAACATCCTGTCGGTCCGCCGGGCTGGAATGCGTGGAGCCGCATACCGGTGGCGGAAGCCATCGAAGATGCATGCAATCTCCCCACCATCATCGAGAATGACGCGACCGCCGCAGCGGTTGCCGAACTGAGGGCTGGCAGCGCGGCAGGACTGACCCATTACGTCCATATCTTTGTCGGACATGGACTTGGTGCCGGCATCATCAATGACAGCATGCCGCTTCAGGGATTTTGGAATAATGCTGGAGAAATCGGTCTCCTGACATGGCCTGCGGAACTCGCCAATCCAGATGCGGTGGGGCAGACCCCTTTTTCCATCGACGAGCTTGCAGCGATGCTGTCGTGCGAAAGCAGCGAGATTGCACGGCCTGGCGCATTAGAGAAACTTTACACTCAACGCGACAGTGTTCTCATGCGGTGGCTCGATCTTAATTCAAAGCGTCTGCGGTTGCTGGTTTCGCTGCTTGAAAACATCATGGACCCGCAGACCATCGTGGTCGGGGGGCATTTTCCGGCAGTCCTCACCAATTCCCTGATCGACCGGGCCTACCCCCTTTTGCCGTCCGTCAGTGCCCGCAGCCACCGGGATATTCCCCGGCTGCGTGCCGGCGCCCTGGGACTGGAGGCCGCCGCCATCGGCGCGGCCATGCTGCCCGTGATTGCCCATGGCAGCCCGGACTTCAGGCGTCTCTCATCCATGCGCGGACGCAGCCAGACTATCGATTTCGAAAG